cTTGACAGAGTTGCATTCATGTGATCTTTAAATTTGCATTTAatgtggatatttttattttgttttatttttattattttttagactTTATAACtctgcctggccttgaactctcagaaatccatctgcctctacctctgtaGTCATACCCCattcttaattttaaatgtttctgtttgtttattgttcTAAAACAGGTTTTGCACTGATTGCAAAAATAAAGTCCTCCGAGCATACAATATCCTCATTGGTGAACTTGACTGCAGCAAAGAGAAGGGCTACTGTGCTGCCCTCTATGAAGGCTTGCGGTGCTGTCCACATGAGCGACACATACATGTTTGCTGTGAAACAGACTTTATTGCACATCTCTTGGGTCGTGCTGAGCCAGAGTTCGCAGGAGGGTATGAGTATGTAGTTTGCTAGAATGGGCTATCTAGCGCTTTGCTTCATTTTATACTCAAAGTTTATTTCTATCACCTATGCCTCACTACATAAGTGTACAAATTAAGGTATGCTATATATAGATGTTGCTTTCCTAATTGAATGAAAATATGGGAAAAGTGTTCTGGTGTTTGGTTTAGTCCTCTGCTTCTTACTTTTGGAGAAGAGGTAGGCTTTCATTATAGATTATCATTTTTACTTGAAAAATGAAGTGAATATTTCTCCATGCATCCTGCTTTATCATGTTTAGATTTTATTCACAATGGTGATTTTTGCATAGAagttttaagggtttttttgcAGCACGGGGGTTAAATAAATGCTTTAGTGAATGTAATTCATTGACTGTATTatgtaattattaaaattatagaaGAGCCTAAATTAATATCTCTGGCTTTGCtatgaaaatgaaattagaatTAGGTTTTTCATAGACTACATCAAACccatttttcctttgagttttatATGTGTCAACTCTTCTGAGTCCTAGTTTCATCTAGcagttttttaaattcaaaaattCAATGTAGTAAAGTGAATATTACTTCTACTAGACTGGCCCTAGGCCTTTGCCTATGATTGAATCACTTTGGAATTgcctttttttctcattctttctcaaaACATCTTACCAATGAACTAAGAAATAGTTGACACTTTGCTGGAAGTTGAAATGAGCCTACCATATCTACTGTGAGGGAAATAGTTCTTAGGGTACCTCTGGGCCCTAAGACTCATTTCCTTAGAACCAGTTCTGAATTATCTTAACTTTACCAGTATTAAAATTcagttttacttgcatgtatatttCTCATTGGTgaaaatcgtgtgtgtgtgtgtgtgtgtgtgtgtgtgtgtgtgtgtgtgtgtaaatgtgtgattGTCAGACTTCGTTTAAAATCTGAATTTTCAGGTTTTACTATTTCAGTTAAAATACTAAGAATTAATGTTTGATTGTCCTGAACAGGCGAAGAGAAAGACATGCTAAGACAATAGATATAGCTCAAGAAGAAGTTCTGACCTGCTTGGGGATTCATCTTTATGAACGACTGCATCGGATCTGGCAAAAACTACGGGCCGAAGAGCAAACGTGGCAGATGCTCTTTTATCTTGGTGTTGATGCTTTACGTAAGAGCTTTGAGGTAAGTGGATCGATCACTTCTGACTGGGGTTTATTAATCATGGACCTAATCTTTTGGATTTTTTACATTCAACTTCGTTTTTATAATAGATGACTGTGGAAAAAGTGCAGGGTATTAGCCGCTTGGAACAACTTTGTGAGGAATTTTCAGAGGAAGAACGAGTTAGAGAACTCAAGCAAGAAAAGAAACGCCAAAAACGGAAGAACAGAcgaaaaaataaatgtgtgtgtgatattcctACTTCCTTACACACAGCAGATGAGAAAGCAGTAAGCCAAGAGAAGGTATATATTATTCTTGCTTTGGGTGGAAGTAAGACTGTAGGTTTGCGCATTTTTACTCTGTGTTTTTAGCTATAAGGTCTTGTCATTTATATGGCTTTTTCTCCAAAATCATGGGTAAGTCATGTTTAATGTGTACATTTGTTGCATAAAGGCAGTGTGCTGGatagttgtttctttttgtttgtttgtttggttggttttgttttgttttgtttttctttgtttttcgagacagggtttctctgtatagccctggctgtcctggaactcactctgtggaccaggctggcctcgaactcagaaacccgcctgtctctgcctcccaagtgctgggattaaaggcgtgtgccactactgcccggctggATAGTTGTTTCTTTATAGCAAAGTCAAATATGGATTATTTTCTTTGTGACTGACCTAGATCACTTAACCTTAGAACTCCTATCTCTTAAAGTACCCAAACTTTTTATGGGTTATACTTAAGTAGTATTTACTGTAATAAATATTAAACTACCATGGACCATTTAGAAAATTGTAAGCCCACTCTATATTAGTCAAAAACCATTTTAAAGTATGTCAACATAGTGAAACCTCATCTCAGAAAAAAGTAAGTTTTCAATATTTTGGCTTTTGTTTCAAGATGTAgggcattttgtttttttttttttttttttttttttgacaaatactGTGGGGTTTGTgcgggttttttggttttttggttttttattttgaagtgacAAATTGACTTTTCAGTTTGGGGGAAGTACCTGCTAAATACACAAGTTTGAATCAGCATAGTTTATCTCAATCATCCTTTGAAGTGAAATTGTTCTTAATTCAGCTTACAGCTTAAATAGTTGCCAAAGGTAGGGTATGGGACAAAATATTTTTGCTTAGTGTTTAACAACTGAGGGGATACAGTGACTTCAGTACATTAGTCTTAACTTACTAAAGCTGGACTAGCAGTGTCTTAATATAGTGAAAAGGAACATAGTAACTTCTAagttttaagattaaaaacatttttgcctCTAGGGAACTTGTATGGGGTAAGCAGATACAGAGCATTGATAGCCTAACATACTTGATACTGtttaagcttttttaaaaaagtattatttatctatttatttgtttgttcggtttcccttttctctctccctcctgctttgGCACTCTGTTTTCTGGTGCTTCATAGGGAAGTTGCTTaatagtttttctctttttagtttgtattttttgtttgtttttttttttgttgttgttgttttgttttgtttttcgagacagggtttgtctgcttagccctggctgtcctggaacccactctgtacaccaggctagcctcaaactcagagagatccacctgcgtttgtcttcccagtgctggcattaaaggcatatggcaccactgcccggcctttttttttttttttttttttaattgttattaatgTATTTGAGGTaagatcttactctgtagcccaggctagcatagAACTTACTATGCAGCTCAAATAGGCCTCAAATTTAGAGCAGGAGAcaagtatggtggtgcatgcctttgatcccagtgttagttgacagaggcaggaaggactctgtttgaggccagcctcatcatATAGCACATTCTAGAGCATCTAGGgggtacatagagaaaccctttctcaaaaaattagaGCAATTCTCTtgtctcaaatgctgggattactgacATGAGCCTCTGGATAgtctcagtgatttttttttatatggaTACTCTAAAATTTTTAACCTATAACTGCTGTTAATTAGTTAGAAGTTAAAAATGTAGCCATTATGtaagtaaatctttttattgTCTCTTAATGTCCATCCTCAAAGGAAACAGACTTCATTGAAAATAGCTGCAAAGCCTGTGGCAGCACTGAAGCTGGTAATACTTGTGTAGAAGTAATTGTTACCAATGAAAATACATCATGTACCTGTCCTAGCAGTGGCAATCTTTTGGGGTCCCCTAAAATAAAGAAAGGTGAGTAAAGAATTGTTTTTAGAAATTAACTCTTtttgggcatggtagcacacaccttgaatcccagcacttaggaggcagaggggaccctgtctcaaaacaatctttttttgtttttttaataattcatCCTTTTTTAACctgtgtgtattggtgttttgcctgtgtatatatttgtgtgaatgtgttggatccactggaactggagttacagacacttgtgtaccaacatgtggatgctgggaattgaacctgggtcctctggaagaacagccaatgctcttaaccactaagctatctctccagtctacCTCCCCCatgacaaattaaaatatattcttttcaataGAAGTGGTTTTAGAGATTTTTGGAATTAgttgggtgttttttgtttgtttataatttttatgtttacttatgtttatgaatatactgttggtgtcttcagacacatcagaagacggtatcaggtcccattacagatggttgtgagccaccatgtgaatgctgggaattgaactcaggacctctggaagagcagccagtgctcttaaacactaagctgtctctccagctctggaactagtattttttttgcttctcaagacagggttccttttTAGAcatgactgttctggaactcactatttataCTGGGCTGATCTCAAACTCTGAGATATGTCTGTCTCTGCCTATTAAGTTCTGGGACTAAAAAGCATATACCACCACTGCTCTGctagaattataattttaaagtatgttttatcACTTCAGTATCATATGATCATCATATACTTAATATTTCCTTTCTTACAAGACACAAACCATGGAAGTGTCTTTCATTATGTTCTATAAGcaataaaatttgatatttttctctggatcctgagtttttatttttacctgcTTTATTTTCAGGTATATCTCCACACTGTAATGGTAGTGACTGTGGATATTCATCTAGCATGGAAGGAAGTGAAACAGGTTCTCGAGAAGGTTCAGATGTTGCCTGCACCGAGGGAATTTGTAACCATGATGAACATGGTATGCTTGGGTTCAGCATCCTAATTAGTATCTATAACATGGCTGGTATAATACCATAAATAGGATTATTAATTTTTACAGGTGAAGATTCCTGTGTTCACCACTGTGAAGACAAAGAAGATGATGGTGATAGTTGTGTTGAATGTTGGGcaaattctgaagaaaataacacaaaaggaaaaaataaaaagaagaaaaagaaaagcaagatgtTGAAATGCGATGAACATGTAAGTGTGGTGATTTGCAATTATAAATCTTTAAAGTTGAAAACAACCTATTTCACTTGAATTGGCTAATTTGGCTTTTTAAGAATGGGtattttagccgggcagtggtggcgcacgcctttaatcccggcacttgggggggaggcagaggcaggcggatttctgagtttgaggacagccagggctacacagagaaaccctgtctcgaaaaacgaaaaaaaaaaattttttttaaactggacagtggtgacacataccttaaTCTTaccactgggaggcagaggcaggcagatgtctgagttcaaggctaagcctaactacagagtgagttccaggacagccagggctacacagagaagtcctgacttaaaaaagcaaacaagagtTAGTGTTTTGTTTAGTTTCATTGCTTGTTCATTTTGTAGGTATGGATATGGGGAGAGAGTGTTTATTTGTCCAGAAGTTCTGGTAAATGGTAAATCTGGGTACTGatcttttaaataatactttgtaattattttttcttgagatttatttcttttatgtgtatgaatattttaccttcatgtatgtctgtgcaccacatgcctaCTTGGTGCCTGCAGAGAATAGAAGAAAGTATAGGGTTTCTTGGGAATTGGAGTTAGGATGACTTTTCatgtcaccatgtgggtgctgggaattgaacctggatcctttgcagGTGCTctaagctgctgagccatctctctagacccaatacttttaattttaattttaattttaattagctgTATAATTTTGAGAAATTTGTTAGTTTTTCTGTAGAGTGTTTTAGGTTCCATGAAGATGAAGTAAGATTATATAGCAGGTTAGCACACTCTGTGATGGTGTAAGTGTATGTAAACATCAGTGGCTGCTGTTAACGTGCTGTGACTTGTCAAGCCCAGTACtgtagatttgttttgtttttgactgtCTTGTCTGGATTGTCTAGGCTAAGCTGGAGCTCACTGAGCACCTAGgatgtttgttgtttttccttggATAATAAGTGCTGCTGTTTCCCTTTTTCCTTGGAAAATCTCTTGCCCTGGTTTCAGATCCAAAAACTTGGAGGCTGTATTACAGATCCAGGTAATCGAGAGACCTCGGGAAACACCATGCACACAGTGTTTCACCGTGACAAGACCAAAGATGCACATCCTGAGAGTTGTTGCAGCACTGAGAAGGGTGGACAACCATTGCCTTGGTTTGAGCATAGGAAAAATGTACCACAATTCACAGAACCTACAGAAATATCATTTGGTCCTGACTCTGGAAAAGGTGCCAAGAGCTTAGTTGAACTTCTTGTAAGTAGTTCATGATAACTTACTATGTATTGGGGGATATATTTGAACGTTTCAGgtaggaaacagagaaaattaaatgaaagatgactttatttctattctttcacTGATGGCTTTTGTGACTTCTGGAGCACATTGTcttattcttgtttgtttcaaAGTTAGAGCAGTTTGGAAGAGTAAGAAGTGGCATCATGTCTAGGAATCTATCTGAGTATCTGAGTTATTTGTAAACAAAATATATCCACATGGCAGTATAGTACCCTTCTAGATGTGGAAAGAATATTGAATAAGTATAATTTCAGTTCcccaaaggaagaggaagaaagattaaCAGTTTGACTCCTGCTCAGCCACACAGAGAGTCTCATCCTATGATGAGACTGTCTTAAGCTGCCTATAGTTACCCCTcccagaagaaaaacaataaaaaataacttgAACTAAAGTTGCATTCCAAGATAATTCCTTCAAGTGGCACATAGGAGAAAAGTATGACTGGCCTTAGGAGAGCTGTAAATTGATACCACCTCCTAAAGGATCAATTGAACTAAACTGGATTGCCAGTGTTCACTGTGTAGCATGTGATTGAGcatgaaaaggaaagagagaagtctGCTGTCCCTGCTGTTATTTAAGTCCTGGTGGAACTATCTTTTGGAATATTAagaattttattgtttcatttttgtttatgttgTAAAGTTCAGTGGTGATTCTCTATAACGtactttttaagttaaaaaagttatCTTTTACTTAATTTGTAGAAATAAAAGTTTCAACATAGGATCAACTAGAGATAAGTCTGCTTATTTAAAAATTGGTGACTATTTGTATCCATCTTTTATTAGTcattttaaaaggcagagaaGTATGGTAAAAGGTAGGCTCATAGGTATATGGGGGTAATTATAGATTCAGTGTTTGAAACCAAGCTGAGGTAGGTTTTATTTTCACTAGTTTCTAAGATGGGTTGCATGGTGCTTATTCTGTAAGTGTTCCAGTTAGAGATTGTGTGACTGGGTAAAAACTAAAAGCTAGGCTGCTTTAATTTTTAGTTGCCCCACCAAGCATAGTGTTTTGCATTCTTTGTCATGGTCTTAACTACTGCTTTAATTTGCAGGATGAGTCTGAATGTACTTCAGATGAGGAAATCTTTATCTCACAAGATGAAATACAGTCATTTATGGCTAATAACCAGTCTTTCTACAGCAATAGAGAACAATACCGACAGCATCTGAAGGAGAAATTTAATAAATACTGCCGCTTAAATGATCACAAGAGGCCCATTTGTAGTGGCTGGCTGACAACGGCTGgagcaaattaaataaataaaatagctctGTCTTTCAATGAAACACTCAAGATGACTACTGCgccttctcttttaaaaactccTAATTTAGTGACTTCTGGCAAAATTTTACCTTAAATCTTAAATCAATGTGATTCCTTGTTTTGGGAGACGGTGGAGGTAACctcattcatttgttctttcttcaggCTTGTGTTTTAGTTGCGTGGCTATGCAGGCCTGCCTATGATTTAAGCCATCTCTTCATTAAACATTTCTCTTCCTGTGAGACTTACTAAAGCAACTTAGTGGCAAAAGTAATGTTGTACTTACACCTCTGTACAGAAATGACAGTGAGCTGGATATATGGTTTACAGTAGACATCCACTTGCAAAGCGTCTGGACAAAATGTTAAAGGCAATgtgcaaaatttaaaataaagagtattTATTAATACGCATAGTAGAATGTGGTGTACATGTTTCTACTCAATGTGGTGGTGCTTTAGTATTTGCCACTCATGAACTTTGTACGTGGCCATTGTTGATGGAGAGAGCATGAAGAGCAAGTGAGGGCAGAGATTCAGACTGCCCAAGACTGAATTCTTCCTCTTGATGAGACTTGATAACTGAGAAAAGCAGTTTCTagtcttgtttttaaagaataaatgcaTTTAAACGCTGGCTAGCATCTTCCTTTCTCATGAGACTTGAATTGCCATACTAGAAGTTGCCGAAGAGTCAACAGAAACACCTTAAATTAAAAGAGGTTCATATTGacatacaagaaagaaaacagaatgttGGTAATCAGCCTTTAAGACTGGGAGGGAAGGATTCATGAGGTCTGACTACATTGTACTTTGTTTTCCAACATGAACTCAGTATGGCTTTACAATCACCACTTGTCACAACCTGTCTTGAGTACTGAAGGGAAGAGATTCTTGGGAGTAGTACTTTGTTGCCATTTGATAGGTCAGGTGGGTGATGGAGAGATGACTGTTAGTAAGATACTTGtaagaacctgagttccatcccccaAAACACAGTACAGGTTGCGTGAGGGATAAGACTGGACAATGGgggttaaaaagaaaaggacTAAATACATACACTGTACGAATCTGtcaaagaataaagacaaaatcGGATTTAAAAAAAATCGCAGTGCTGGGCATCAGAGACAGATCCTGAGACTTACTGGCCTCCTGACCTACTGGACTGGTGCTCCGAGCTaaatagagaccctgtctcaaacaagatgggGTTAGTAAGGTGATGCAATGGGGAGAGGGTATTTGCCACCAGTCCCCAAAACCCAAGTCTAGTTCCTGGGACGCACATGGAGAGAACTGATCCCTGAATGTTGTCCCCCTGACAGCATGTGGCATGCATGTCTACTActgataaatatatacatgtattttggggttttgttgttcttgagctcatggagatctgcctgcctgttttTCAAATTCTGGTATTAAATATGTGTGCCACCATATATGTCATAAAAGAAAGATGGGCTGTTGCTGAGGAACCATACTAATTCACTCTGCTTTGTACATACACAACATGCTTGGGCACTTGTATATAAATGCATTTGGCACACAACACACAAAGACTAGGCTGACTATCACCACAAACTCATAGTTAAGGATTTGTGCCTCTGTAAcaacacttggtccccagagaAAGTAGTAGGACATCATGTCTGGGCAGTGGGGCTGGAGTGAATTGTAGGGGCTTCCTGTCAATTAGATTTCAAACGGCTAACAGTGATGCCTAGGTCCAGTTTTCATCATTGGTGTCTTTTGTTGAGAAGGCGTCACTGCagctcagactgaccttgaactgaaGATGATCCTCTTAGCCTCATTAATATATGATGTgtttataggtgtgagccaccacattaTAGGTAGTTGATGGCATTTCTGTGATCAGCCTTCTGAATTGTCTTTAAAATGGATTGTAGATCACATCAACATATCAAAACTTTGGAAAGAAACTCTTAGCTaggcaatttttttctttattaggcATTTACTCTGCCAGCCGAACTACACTCCTGGCTACATAAGATCCACAAGATCCATAAAAGCAATAGTTTTAATTATTACCCCTTAATTAGttaaatagttttaattattaCGAAGGATAACCAAATGGGTGCTTATTGAGTGAAAAacttttattcctatttttaaagatttatttttttttgtatgagcacactgtagctgtcttcagacataccagaaaacagaatctgatcccattacagatggttgtaagccaccatgtggttactgggagttgaactcaggacctctggaagagcagtcagtgctcttaaacactgagccatctctccagccctatttttaaaatgtgcattggtATTCTTGattgactaatttttaaaaattatttatttattcattttgtatgtgagtacactgtagctgtctttagacacaccagaagagggaatcagatctcattacagatggttgtgaaccaccatgtggttgctgggaattgaactcaggacctctggaagagcagtcagtgctcttaaccactgagccatctctccagccccttgattgattatttttgtgtgaggatattggatcccctagagctggagctacagaccATTGTAAGCTGCCAGGTAAGTGCTAGGAACCGAACCAAGGTTGTCATCTGGAAGGGCAGGCAGTGTTGTTAGCCTCTTGAGCCATCTCTGGCCCCaagtgaatttattttttcttttaaagtcagggtctcactagtTCACCCTGACCTCAAATTTAAAATTATGCCTCAGCCTTCTAGGACTTAACATGGCTTATGTGACTGGTAGGCAGGTGCCTGACCTTTGAGCTAATCCATCTCCAGCAATCATAAAGAATGGCTATCTGAAGAAGGCAGACATcagtttttttttgagacagggtttctctgtagctccagttgacatggaactcactctataccaggctggcatcaaactcgaGATCTGCTCCCTGAGTGCAGGGatcaaaggcatacaccaccaccaccacctgccaACATCAGGCGTTTTAAATCCTGAGTGGCTAGAGAATAAAGTGAGTCCTGCCTGATGTGAACAAAACTGACAACCCAATAATGGAGAATGAAGTGAAAACGGTTGGGCACACTCCTGTCCTAAGATTGGGTTGCTGGTCACACCATCACACCTCTTTATGTGCCAGTATAGTCAGtcaactgttttctttttgagaaaaagTCTCATGTTCCagttggcctggaatttactctgtagtaaaggatggccttgaactagcTAACCTGTCTCTATGTCTCCTTACCCCCTGTACCACCAGACATTGTAGTAGAGCCCTCTGTTGAATCTTATAAGGGTATATCATTCGTGTTGTCTAAAGATATGCCTGCCACGTGATGTTCAAATTGTCAGCTCTTGTACGTTGATGTACATCGTATAACATTTGCACCCATGTAAGACTGGGAGTGGGTGCTGTCAAGGATGGTTGAAGATTTAGATGTAGAGTACAATACTTGGGTATTTTAACCATTTACTTCATGACTACTAAGGGCAAAGGATCAAGTCAACTGGTCTTGATGTAGAGACACTTAAGCTTTTTGGACTGAATCCTTACTGTCAGTCACCAGTGGTTTGGAAGGGCACTGGAGTAACCTTTAGGTCCCCCATCTTGTCCTCAGGCCTCTGGAAGTAGGGGTGATTGAGCAAAGGAGGCCTTGAATGCGTGCGTCCTCTTCCTCTCAGCTGGAGGCTCTCCACCACAAAAGGAAGAGCGCACGGCAAAAAGCAACTCCACAGGCTGTCAGGCCC
The nucleotide sequence above comes from Arvicanthis niloticus isolate mArvNil1 chromosome 6, mArvNil1.pat.X, whole genome shotgun sequence. Encoded proteins:
- the Ggnbp2 gene encoding gametogenetin-binding protein 2 isoform X6, which produces MARLVAVCRDGEEEFPFERRQIPLYIDDTLTMVMEFPDNVLNLDGHQNNGAQLKQFIQRHSMLKQQDLSIAMVVTSREVLSALSQLVPCVGCRRSVERLFSQLVESGNPALEPLTVGPKGVLSLTRSCMTDAKKLYTLFYVHGSKLNDMIDAIPKSKKNKRCQLHSLDTHKPKPLGGCWMDVWELMSQECRDEVVLIDSSCLLETLETYLRKHRFCTDCKNKVLRAYNILIGELDCSKEKGYCAALYEGLRCCPHERHIHVCCETDFIAHLLGRAEPEFAGGRRERHAKTIDIAQEEVLTCLGIHLYERLHRIWQKLRAEEQTWQMLFYLGVDALRKSFEMTVEKVQGISRLEQLCEEFSEEERVRELKQEKKRQKRKNRRKNKCVCDIPTSLHTADEKAVSQEKETDFIENSCKACGSTEAGNTCVEVIVTNENTSCTCPSSGNLLGSPKIKKGISPHCNGSDCGYSSSMEGSETGSREGSDVACTEGICNHDEHGEDSCVHHCEDKEDDGDSCVECWANSEENNTKGKNKKKKKKSKMLKCDEHIQKLGGCITDPGNRETSGNTMHTVFHRDKTKDAHPESCCSTEKGGQPLPWFEHRKNVPQFTEPTEISFGPDSGKGAKSLVELLDESECTSDEEIFISQDEIQSFMANNQSFYSNREQYRQHLKEKFNKYCRLNDHKRPICSGWLTTAGAN